The proteins below are encoded in one region of Gemmatimonadota bacterium:
- a CDS encoding FAD-dependent oxidoreductase, translating into MKPTDVSNPDYYHRVVDCQWGCPAHTDVPEYIRLIAQGRYTESYLVNRASNVFPGILGRTCDRPCEPACRRTRIDGEPVAICRLKRVAADLRDDISEHLPQAPTVPNGKRVALVGAGPASLTVCNDLIPLGYECVIFERLDRPGGLMRTNIPAFRLPPEVLDEEIDMVLDAGVEVRYSTPVDSMSWLLDQDFDAVFVGSGAPKGKELSLPGRQEGAANIYIGIEWLEAVHFEHVTEIGERVLVIGVGNTAMDCCRTSKRLGGTDIRVMARKSREYFKASSWELEDAEEELVEIMENHSPKRFLIEDGRLVGMEFEIVSWSPGENGRLVATVHDTVTIPCDDVILAIGQETAFPWIERDIGIEFNDWDMPEVDRTTFQCTREGVFFGGDAAWGPENIIWAVEHGHQAAISIHNLCGGVSLTERPPQGMNLTSAKLGMYAWQYSNDYSPEERARMVHVDLTERFRELAVEVELGFDPAQAAAEV; encoded by the coding sequence ATCCGCCTGATCGCCCAGGGGCGATACACCGAGTCCTACCTGGTCAACCGCGCCTCCAACGTCTTCCCCGGTATTCTGGGCCGCACCTGCGATCGACCGTGCGAGCCGGCCTGCCGCAGGACGCGCATCGACGGAGAGCCGGTCGCGATCTGCCGGTTGAAGAGGGTCGCCGCGGACCTGCGCGACGACATCTCCGAGCACCTGCCCCAGGCGCCCACCGTGCCCAACGGCAAGCGCGTGGCGCTGGTCGGCGCGGGGCCCGCCTCGCTCACCGTGTGCAACGACCTGATCCCGCTGGGCTACGAGTGCGTGATCTTCGAGAGATTGGACCGGCCCGGCGGCCTGATGCGGACCAACATTCCGGCTTTCCGGCTACCACCCGAAGTGCTGGACGAGGAAATCGACATGGTCCTCGACGCCGGCGTGGAGGTGCGCTACAGCACGCCCGTCGACAGCATGAGCTGGCTGCTGGACCAGGATTTCGACGCGGTGTTCGTCGGCTCCGGGGCCCCCAAGGGCAAGGAGCTCAGCCTGCCCGGGCGCCAGGAGGGGGCGGCCAACATCTACATCGGCATCGAGTGGCTGGAAGCGGTGCATTTCGAGCACGTGACGGAGATCGGCGAGCGCGTCCTGGTCATCGGCGTCGGCAACACCGCCATGGACTGCTGCCGGACATCGAAGCGGCTGGGCGGCACCGACATAAGGGTGATGGCGCGCAAATCACGGGAGTACTTCAAGGCCTCGTCATGGGAGCTGGAGGACGCCGAAGAGGAACTCGTCGAGATCATGGAGAACCACTCGCCCAAGCGGTTTCTCATCGAGGACGGTCGCCTGGTCGGAATGGAGTTCGAGATCGTGAGCTGGAGCCCCGGGGAGAACGGGCGCCTCGTAGCCACCGTGCACGATACGGTCACGATCCCGTGCGACGACGTGATTCTGGCCATCGGGCAGGAGACCGCCTTCCCCTGGATCGAGCGCGACATCGGCATCGAGTTCAACGACTGGGACATGCCGGAGGTCGATCGCACCACGTTCCAATGCACGCGCGAGGGGGTCTTCTTCGGCGGGGACGCCGCCTGGGGGCCGGAGAACATCATCTGGGCGGTCGAGCACGGGCACCAGGCCGCCATTTCCATCCACAACCTCTGCGGCGGCGTCTCCCTGACCGAGCGGCCTCCGCAAGGGATGAACCTCACCAGCGCCAAGCTGGGCATGTATGCCTGGCAGTACAGCAACGACTACAGCCCCGAGGAACGGGCGCGCATGGTCCACGTGGACCTCACCGAGCGATTCCGTGAGTTGGCGGTGGAGGTGGAGCTCGGCTTCGACCCCGCGCAAGCGGCGGCCGAGGTC